ATCGTGACGCTGTCCCGGCGGTTCCTGCGCCACCCGATCACGATCCACGCCGGCCACACGGCGGAGACCGGCCCGTCGCCGCAGACCGAGCAACTGGTCTACCGCACCCACTCGATGAACAAGATCGAGATCGTGGCCCGGATCCTCCAGGCGGAGAGCCGTGGCCTGACCATGATCTTCACGCGCACCAAGCGCGCCGCCGACCGGGTCTCCGAGGATCTCGACTTCCGTGGCTTCGCGGTCGCGGCGGTACACGGTGACCTCGGCCAGGGCGCACGCGAGCGGGCGCTGCGGGCATTCCGGGCCGGCAAGATCGACACCCTGGTCGCCACCGACGTCGCCGCCCGGGGCATCGACGTCACCGGCGTCACCCACGTCATCAACTACGACTGTCCGGAAGACCAGGACACCTACACCCACCGGATCGGCCGTACCGGTCGGGCCGGCGCGAGCGGCGTGGCGGTGACCTTCGTCGACTGGGACGACATGCCGCGTTGGCGGATCATCGACAAGACGCTCGGGCTGGACATGCCGGAGCCGCCGGAGACGTACCACACCTCCGCACACCTCTACACCGACCTGCACATCCCGACGGGTGTCACCGGCACCCTGCCGACCGCCGAGCGCACCCGCGCCGGCCTGTCCGCCGAGGTCGAGGAGGATCTGGGCGGCGGTCGCTCCCGCCGGGGCGAGCAGCGCGGTTCCGCGCGCCGGGGCCGTGGCCGGGACGAGGGCGGACGCGGTCGCGGACGGGGACGCGGCGAGAGCACTGGCGCGCGGGCCGACGACCCCGCGCCGGAGGCCACCGAGAGCACGGCCGACGAAGGTACCCGTACCCCCCGTCGCCGTCGGCGTCGCCGGGCCGGCGAGGTGGTGACCGCCAACGCGACCGCGACGACAGGCGACGGCACGCCAGCCGAGAGCGCACCGGCCGCCACCGGTGAGGCCCCGCGCCCGCGGCGGCGCCGCCGCCGTGGTGGCGCCGGCAGCCCGAGCGGTACGCCGGCCGAGGTGTCCACCGACTGACCACGGATCGAGGTGCCGTCAGGTGGCGGCACCCCACCGGCCCCGCGCATGACGGGCCGGTGCGCCCCGCGCATGACGGGCCGGTGCGGCACGGTCAGCCCCGCCCCCGCCCCCGCCGCCCCGCGACGGGGGCACACCCTTACCTGCGGCCGTCCGCCGCTCGTCGCCGTCGTCCGACTCACCCGCCGCCACCTGCCGCTGCTCGCGGTGCCGGTACGGGTCGGGTGGCGGCAGTGCGCGCCGGGTGGACATGGAAGATGGAACGATGCCCGAATCCTTGGACTCGGCCCTGGCCGAGGTGCGCTCGATGCTGCTCGGTTCCGCGCTGACCCGGGCCGTGGCCGCGGGTCGGCGGCGCGGCCAGCGCCCGTCGGTGGTCCGGGCCGAACTGCGGTCGGTCGCGTTGAAGGCCGGTCCGCGACTACAGATCGCCACCTCGGACGGTGCCCGGCCGTACACCCGCAACCTCGCACCCGGTCCCGAGGCGGTCGCGGCGGTCGAGGCGCTGCTCGCCGAGCCGTTCGGCAACTGGCACGTGGAGACCGCCGACCGCACCTTGCAACTGCGGGTCACCAAGTCGGGCGAGGCACAGGTGCACCGGACGGCCGCCACTCGCCCGGCCACTGCACCGACCGGACACGACCGGGCCAAGGAGTACCTGCTCGACCCCGGCGACCCGATCTTCGCCGAGATCGGCGGGTCGGCGGCGAAGCGGCGGCAGGTCGACGCGTTCCTGCGGGCGTTGGCGGCCACCCTGCCGGACGAGCCGGCCCGCAACCTGAGCGGCCCGCTGCGCGTGGTGGACCTGGGCTGCGGAAACGCGTACCTGACCTTCGCCGCGTACCGCTATCTCGCGCAGCTTGGCCTCGACGTCGAGTTGGTCGGCGTGGATGTCCGCGACGACCAGCGCCGCCGCAACACCGAGCTGGCCGAGCGGTTGGGGTGGGCCGACCGGGTACGGTTCGTGGCCGGCACCATCGCCGACGCCGTGGTCGAGCCGGCCCCCGACCTGGTGCTCGCGTTGCACGCCTGCGACACCGCCACCGACGAGGCGTTGGCCCGAGCGGTGCACTGGGGTGCCCGCTGGGTACTCGCCGCGCCCTGCTGCCACCACGACATCGCCGCGCAGTTGCGCGCCCGACCGGCGCCCGGAGCGTACGAGCTGCTCACCCGGCAGGGCATCCTCCGCGAGCGCTTCGCGGACGTCCTCACCGACGCGCTGCGCGCCGCACTGTTGCGGTTGCACGGCTACCGGGCCGAGGTGGTCGAGTTCGTCGACTCCGCACACACCCCACGCAACCTGCTGATCCGGGCCCGGCGTACGGAGGCCGCGCCCACGGACCGACAGCGCACGGAGTACCGCGAGCTGGTCGGGCAGTGGCAGCTCACTCCCCGGCTGGAGAGCCTGCTCGACCGGTCCGACCTGGCCGGGTGACCGCATCGGGTCTCGCCGCCGGGACTGTCTGTTCGGTCAGTCAGTTGTATCTCCCGCCGGTCGTACTACTCTCGAAGTGCGCACCGCGGGGGTGCCGGTCGGGAGGTAACACCCACCGGATGGGATCGGCAGAGGTTTCGCCACAGATGGCATTCGCGCGCTTCGTGCGCCAGGCCATCGACGAGGCCCGTGAAGAGCGTGGCTGGACGGTCAGCGACCTGGCGACGCACACCGGTGTCGGTCGTTCCACCGTCTTCCGCTGGCTCGCCGGCGACTGGCACGACTATCCCGAGCTGGCCAAGGTCCGCGGCTTCTGTGCCGCGCTGGAGCTGCCGGTGGCCGCCGCCTTCCGCGCGCTCGGCCTGCCCGACGCCGGGGCAGGGCCGCTGCGGCGTGGCGACGACAGCCCGGTCGAAGCGGACGTTCGGGTGATCCTGCAACGGCTGGCGGATCCGACCGTGCCGGCCGAGGAGAAGCATCACATCCGCGACCTGCTGCGCTACCTCGCCCGCCGCCCGATCCGCCGCGCCGGCTGACCAGCTGAGCTGGCCCGGGGCTGGCCGGGGCTGGGCTGGCTGGCCGGGGCTGGGCTGGGCCGGCCGGGGCTGGGCTGGGCCGGGGCTGGGCCGGGGCTGGGCTGGGCCGGCCTGGGCTGGGCTGGGCCGGGGCTGGGCTGGGCCGGCCGGGGCTGGGCCGGGGCTGGGCTGGGCTGGGCGGGCCGGGGCTGAGCTGGCCCGGGCTGGCCGGGCCGGGGCTCTGCTGCGCTGACTGGGCTACGGCACGGTGACGGTGAACTCGGCGGTCCGCACCTCGCCGCCGGTGGCGAAGTCCAGGTAGAGGCGGTACCGCCCCGGCCCGGGCGTGGTCAACCAGAACTGGATCGCACCGTCCACCAGCTCCGGCTCCGGATGCACGTGCAGATAGCCGAGATCCCCCTCGCGCAGCACGACGAGGTGGCCGTACGCCCCGAGGTAGTGCTCCAGCGGCGGCACGGTGCCGTCCGCCGCGCTGACCCGGAACGACAGCGGGGTGGTCAGGCCAGGGTCGAAGGTGCCCTGGTAGCCGACCGTGAACCCGTCGACCGTGGCGGTGGCCGTCGGCGCGGGCAGGGCCCGAGGCACGTACCGGCCCGGTGCGACCAGGTCCACACCGAGGGTGGTGGCCGTCTGCCGGCCGTCGTCGGCGAGCGCCGTGAAGTCGGCGTACGCCCGCCAGATGCCCGGCTCCGGCAGCGTGAGCGGCACCGACCAGGTCCCGTCCGCCGCCATGGTCGGATGCAGGTGCTGGTAACCGGTCAGGTCCCGGCGCACCACGATCAGATGCATTGGCTTGTCGTGCACGACCGCGAAGCGGGTCACTGCCCGGCGTTGCCCGTCCCGGATCTGGAAACGCAGCTCGCCGGCCTGCCCTGCGGTGAAGTCGCCGCTGCGCGGGGCGAGGGTGTAGCCGTCCCGGCTGACCGCCAGGCCCCCCGCCTCGGCCGCCTCGGCCTGTCCCGTGCCGTGCGAGTGTGCGCCGGCACCGGGCGCATGGGTGTGGTCGGCCAACGCGCTGTCGGAGCCGCCCATCGCCGACGCCGGCCCACCGCCGTTGATCCGGCCGAGCCCGAAGCCGAGCAGCACGGCGAGGACCAGCCCGCCGACCACCAGCGCCAGCCGGACGGTGGCCCGATCCGGCACCGCGGAGCCCCTTCGGGGCCGGTGCCGGCCCCGCCGCCGGCCGCTCGGCGCTCCGCACCGACCCGAGCGCCACCCCGTCGAGGCCCTGCTCACCCATGCTCCCCACCGTACCGCCGCCCTCCCCACCCCCACCCCCGCCCTCCCCACCCCACCCCGCCCCACCCCCGCCCCACCCCCGCCCCGCCCCCGTCCCCACCCCACCCCCGTCCCCGCCTCGCCCCGCCTCGCCCCGCCTCGCCGATCTTGCACTTTGTGTCGCCGATACAAGGCATTCACCCCTTTACCCCGACCGAAAGTGCAAGATCGGCGGGGCGGGGAGGGTGGGGGTGTCCCTATGGGTTTCGTCAAGCGGGGACGGGGCTGGTCGGGCGGGGTTGGTAGGGATCTTGTCGCGGAGCATGGCGTATAGGACGTCGCAGCGGCGTCGGGCGAGGCAGATGAGGGCGGCGTTGTGGCGTTTACCTTCGGCGCGTTTGCGGTCGTAGTAGGCGCGGCTGACGGGGTCTGCGAGGGATGCGAACGCGGCGAGGAAGAACGCGCGTTTGAGGTTCTTGTTGCCGCCTCGGGGTGGGTGCTCGCCGCGGATGCTGGTGCCGGAGCGTCGGGTGACGGGGGCGAGGCCGGCGTAGGCGGCGAGGTGGCCGGGGTGGCGAAGGCGGTGCCGTCGCCGACTTCGAGCAGGATCGGGCGGCGGTCCTGACGCCGATGCCGGGCATCGATGTCAGGACCGGGGCAAGAGGGTGTGCATCAAGCATCCTCTCGACCTGGTCGGCGACTTGGTCGCGTTGGTGTAGGACGTCGCGGAGGCTGTCGGCGAGACGGGGCAGGATCGTCTCGGCTGCTTGGGTGCCGGGGACGGTGACGGTCTGTTCGTCGAGGGCTGCCATGAGCTGTTCGATGAGCCGTTCACCCATGCGGGGTGCGTGGACGGCGGCGATCGAGAGTAGTTTGCGGCGACCGGCTTTGCGGAGTCCGGCCGGTCCGCCGCAGCGCGACAGCAACTCCAGCACGGCCTTGTGGTGCACCTTCGGGCCGAGAACCCGTTCCAGGGCGGGATGAATCTGGGTGAGTAGTCCCCGGATACGGTTCGACACGCGCGTGGCCTCGCCAGCGAGGTCGTCGTCGAAGCCGACGAGGACCTCCAACTCGGCCAGAGCCTCATCTCCGACGTCGACCCGCCGCAGCGTGTGCGGCAGGGTGCGGGCGGCATCAGCGATGACATAGGCGTCGCGGGCGTCGGTCTTCGCGCTTCCGGGGTGCAGATCGGCGATCCGGCGCATCGCCAGGCCGGGCAGGTAGGCCACCTGATGACCGCATGCCCGAGCCACCGCGACCGGCAGGGCGCCGATCGAGGCGGGCTGGTCGACCACCACCAGCACCCGACCGTGGCCGGCGAGTTTGTCGAACAACTGCCTCAGCCGAGCCTCGGTGTTCGGCAACGGTGCGTCGTGCAGCCGCTTGCCGTCCGGCGCCAACCCGACCGCGTGATGATCACCCTTACCGACATCCAACCCGAGGTAGACGCCGTATCCGCCGTGCACCACACCCGCCTCCACGCATCGTCCGTGGCCTCGGCCACAGGTCCAGGCGTCGGACTGCCGGCACCCACGTTACGAAGAGACCAACCCCAAACAGGGCGGCCGTGTCCCTATCAGCGGTCCGCCGACGCCACCCGACCCGGCGACAACACCCCCCGGATCATGCCTACGACAGGGGCAGGAAGTCATACCGGGCCGGGCGACCGAGGAGTCCCCGGCTGGGGACGATCAAAAGGTAACGAGGGGTTGGGGGAGGGGTGGGGGAGGGGAAGGGGAGCCCGGGGTCAGGGTTAGGAGGTGGTGGCGAGGGTTAGGGGGAGGATGGCGGGGGCGCCGGCTTGGCGGAGCGCGCGGGCCGCCATGGTCATGGTCCAGCCGGAGTCGACCAGGTCGTCGACGAGGAGCACCGGGCCGTCCAGGCCGGCCAGGGTGTCGGCCAGTTCCTCGGCGACGACCAGGTTGCCGTGCAGGGTGCGGACCCGTTGGGCGCTGTTGCCGCGCGGCGCGTCGCCGCCGGTCGGCCCGGCCAGGGTGACCTGGCCGAGCAGCGGTAGCCGCCCGACGGTGGCGATCCGCTCGGCCAGCGAACCGATGAGCACCTGGTGGCTCTGCGAGTCGATGGTGACCACACCGGCCGGGCGGCTGGGCCACGGGTCGTCGCCGTGCGCCCAGGACTTGAGCACCTCGACGACGGCGGCGGCCACGTCGTCGGGCACCGGGCCGTCCGGCGTACCGGGCCCGACCAGGTTCCGCAGCCGGCCACCCCAACCGAGGTCGGAGAGCCGGCCGACCGCGCGGCCGGGCAGCGCCTGCTCGGCCGGGACGATCCGTCCCTTCAGCGGTACGCCGACCGCCGCCAGCCCGGTCGGCCAGAGCTTCTTCGGCGCGATCTGGACGCCGGGGCGGCCGAGGAAGCTCTGCGCGGCGGTCAGTGCAGCCGTGGACACCTCCGGCGTGAACAGTGCTTCGGCGCAACTGTCGCACCGGCCGCAGTCGGCCGCCGCCGCGTCGTCCAGGCACTCGCGCAGGTAACGCATCCGGCAACCGGTCGTCGCCGCGTACCCGAGCATGGCCTGCTGCTCGGCGGTGCGGGCGGCGGCGACGCGGCGCAGCCGGGCCTCGTCGTAGACCCAGGGCTCGCCGGTGGCGAGCCAGCCGCCGCGTACCCGGCGGACCGCGCCGTCGACGTCGAGCACCTTGAGCATCAGTTCCAACCGGGCCCGGCGCAGGTCGACCAGGGGTTCCAGGGCCTGGGTGGAGAGCGGCCGGTCGGTGTGCAGGGCGGCGAGCACGGCGCGTACCTGCTCCTCGGGTGGGAAGGCGAGCGAGGCGAAGTACCGCCAGATGGCGGCGTCCTCGGCACCGGGCAGCAGCAACACCTCGGCGTGCTCGACGGCCCGACCGGCCCGGCCGACCTGCTGGTAGTACGCGATCGGCGAGGGTGGCGCGCCAAGGTGCACCACGAACCCGAGATCCGGCTTGTCGAAGCCCATCCCGAGCGCGCTGGTGGCGACCAACGCCTTGATCTTGTTGTCCAGCAGGTCCTGCTCGGCCGCGCGCCGGTCGGCGTCCTCGGCCTGCCCGGTGTACGCGGCCACCGACCAGCCCCGCGAGCGTAGGAACTCGGCGGTCTCGGTGGCCGACGCGACGGTGAGCGTGTAGACGATCCCGGAGCCGGGAAGCCGGTCCAGGTGGTCGGCGAGCCAGCCGAGCCGGTGCGCCGGGCTGG
This DNA window, taken from Micromonospora sp. FIMYZ51, encodes the following:
- a CDS encoding DEAD/DEAH box helicase, whose product is MSELIQDLTDGQELAPTAPVRPEAPTFAELGARAETVEALAAAGITRAFAIQEYALPIALRGADLIGQAPTGTGKTLGFGVPLLERVLAPGEGGDGLPQALVVVPTRELGIQVAKDIAAAGRTRGVRVLPIYGGVAYEPQVDALRKGVEILVGTPGRLLDLAKQKQLRLHGVRALVLDEADRMLDLGFLDDVERILAMLPEDRQTMLFSATMPDPIVTLSRRFLRHPITIHAGHTAETGPSPQTEQLVYRTHSMNKIEIVARILQAESRGLTMIFTRTKRAADRVSEDLDFRGFAVAAVHGDLGQGARERALRAFRAGKIDTLVATDVAARGIDVTGVTHVINYDCPEDQDTYTHRIGRTGRAGASGVAVTFVDWDDMPRWRIIDKTLGLDMPEPPETYHTSAHLYTDLHIPTGVTGTLPTAERTRAGLSAEVEEDLGGGRSRRGEQRGSARRGRGRDEGGRGRGRGRGESTGARADDPAPEATESTADEGTRTPRRRRRRRAGEVVTANATATTGDGTPAESAPAATGEAPRPRRRRRRGGAGSPSGTPAEVSTD
- a CDS encoding SAM-dependent methyltransferase, which encodes MPESLDSALAEVRSMLLGSALTRAVAAGRRRGQRPSVVRAELRSVALKAGPRLQIATSDGARPYTRNLAPGPEAVAAVEALLAEPFGNWHVETADRTLQLRVTKSGEAQVHRTAATRPATAPTGHDRAKEYLLDPGDPIFAEIGGSAAKRRQVDAFLRALAATLPDEPARNLSGPLRVVDLGCGNAYLTFAAYRYLAQLGLDVELVGVDVRDDQRRRNTELAERLGWADRVRFVAGTIADAVVEPAPDLVLALHACDTATDEALARAVHWGARWVLAAPCCHHDIAAQLRARPAPGAYELLTRQGILRERFADVLTDALRAALLRLHGYRAEVVEFVDSAHTPRNLLIRARRTEAAPTDRQRTEYRELVGQWQLTPRLESLLDRSDLAG
- a CDS encoding helix-turn-helix domain-containing protein; the encoded protein is MGSAEVSPQMAFARFVRQAIDEAREERGWTVSDLATHTGVGRSTVFRWLAGDWHDYPELAKVRGFCAALELPVAAAFRALGLPDAGAGPLRRGDDSPVEADVRVILQRLADPTVPAEEKHHIRDLLRYLARRPIRRAG
- a CDS encoding DEAD/DEAH box helicase, with translation MSEEATAGPGSAGSAGRDSVRQRAEAVLRRLAGDHARLREDQWRAIEALVVDRRRVLCVQRTGWGKSAVYFVATALLREREEPSGPTVIVSPLLALMRNQVEAAGRAGIRARTINSANLDEWAEITDEIHAGSVDVLLISPERLNNPEFRDGVLPKLAATTGLLVVDEAHCVSDWGHDFRPDYRRLRTFLGNLPEQTPVLATTATANARVTRDVAEQLGTEPTDPTVARADVLVLRGSLDRESLRLGVLELPSPAHRLGWLADHLDRLPGSGIVYTLTVASATETAEFLRSRGWSVAAYTGQAEDADRRAAEQDLLDNKIKALVATSALGMGFDKPDLGFVVHLGAPPSPIAYYQQVGRAGRAVEHAEVLLLPGAEDAAIWRYFASLAFPPEEQVRAVLAALHTDRPLSTQALEPLVDLRRARLELMLKVLDVDGAVRRVRGGWLATGEPWVYDEARLRRVAAARTAEQQAMLGYAATTGCRMRYLRECLDDAAAADCGRCDSCAEALFTPEVSTAALTAAQSFLGRPGVQIAPKKLWPTGLAAVGVPLKGRIVPAEQALPGRAVGRLSDLGWGGRLRNLVGPGTPDGPVPDDVAAAVVEVLKSWAHGDDPWPSRPAGVVTIDSQSHQVLIGSLAERIATVGRLPLLGQVTLAGPTGGDAPRGNSAQRVRTLHGNLVVAEELADTLAGLDGPVLLVDDLVDSGWTMTMAARALRQAGAPAILPLTLATTS